The Bacteroidia bacterium genomic interval TGATGCAGTCCATTTTGCCAGATTTTCTCAAGGAAATTCCCTTGAAGTTTCCCGGCATGAAAGCCATCCTGAAAGAAATGAATAATCGGGATCAGTACCTGGCTTTGAACATGAATGAATTGGAATTGGGCTTTGCTACCAATCCTTTGGTGCCTACGCATCTGAGAAGTAAAGTCATGCATGTAGATCCTTTCGTTGTTTTACTTCCTCCTTCTCATCCTCTCGATCAGCGCAACTACAAAGATTTCTCTATGCTGGCAGATGAGCCTTTTATTTTTCCTTCAACGGAAGACGGTCCCAATTACGTCCGCATTATCGAATCCATCTGCATGGATGCCGGTTTTCAACCCAATATTATACATGAAACAGATTCGGCCAGTACGAGCTTTCGCCTGGTAGAAGCAGGTATGGGAGTAGCCATAGAACCTTTGAGTTCCCTGAGAGGACAGGCTTTACACATAAA includes:
- a CDS encoding LysR family transcriptional regulator, with protein sequence MNITQLQNALVLARTLHFTKAAEEVNIVQPALSRQIQQLEEELNADLFRRNKRNVELTAAGTYFFREAEKILNELERVSKRASQICKGEAGEIRIGYTHSVMQSILPDFLKEIPLKFPGMKAILKEMNNRDQYLALNMNELELGFATNPLVPTHLRSKVMHVDPFVVLLPPSHPLDQRNYKDFSMLADEPFIFPSTEDGPNYVRIIESICMDAGFQPNIIHETDSASTSFRLVEAGMGVAIEPLSSLRGQALHIKHILLNDIPQRANLTMMWQPAFEGEYPGVFEMLRNLPV